TTCAGGTAAATTTGTAATTTTTTCTTGTAATTCTTTTGCTTTTGTGTCTAGTTCTATTGCTTTATCAGAAGCGAACAAAGTACTAAGTACTACAAAAGTCATTAATAAGAATATTCTTTTCATATTGTATCCTTTGAAATTTTATGCTAATAATACCAATTATGTTATGTTGGCGCAATAAATTTGCATTGCAAATTAAAAGGTTTCATTAAATTTATCAAATTACATACTTAAAGTCAAACTAAGTATCCTAATTTGCACTGTGGCTGACTTTTTTTGGCAGTTCTTATATATTTTTTAGTTAGTTAATTTTAGTCTTTTAATGTTGATCTTTTCAAAGTTTAATTTTTAAAACATTTATCCCACCTTTATAAAATTCTCTTGATTTTTAAAGAATGGTTTTAGCCCCTCGTAGGCTGCTTGGATTTTTTTAAATTTAGCGTTGTATTCGTTTTTGATGCTTTCGCTCTTGCTTGAGTGCCTATCTGGGTGGTAAATTTTAGCAAGGGCTAGGTAGCTATCTCTTACAGTTTCGAAGCTGTCGCTATTTGAGCAGCCTAAAATTTCAAAATTTTCTTCTAGTAAATTTGCCAAAGCGCTGAAACGACTTTTAAATTTGGCTGAGTTTTGAACCTTGTAGTTTCTTTTGAACTCTTTAAATTTGACTTCATTGTAGTTAAAATTTACTATAAATTTTAGATGTTCGCGTCTTGAAATGATCTCTTCTATCAAGTCAAAGTCGCTATCTTTTTTTATCTTTAGGCTAAATTTATGATTTTTCTCGTCAAATTTAGACTCATTGCCTTTAAAATTTTGCAAAATGTAGCTAGCAAAAGCTCTTGGAGTGTTATTTAGCGTAAAGATCATCTCGTCGTTAAGAAAGTCGATGTCGATGTTGTAGATGTTTGTCAGAGCGTTTCTTTGCACTAAAGATAGTTTTATGGTTTTGTATTTTGCAAAGGTCACGTCAAGCTCATTGCCCTGTTTTTCATAGAGTTTTTTTATAAATTTTAAAAAGCATTTTCGCTGTGGGATCTCGCTCTCTTCATAAAAAGAGATGATCTTGTCTTTGTTTGCTAGTGTTTTTGTGAAATTTTTACTTATCAGTGCGCGAAGCTCGCAAAAAAGAGCGTCACTATCGGTTAAAATGCTTAAAGATTCTAAAGTTTGGGTTATATTCATGGGTTTCTCCATTCAAAATATCCCTATTTAAAGCAACTAGCGTTCCAAAGTTAAATTTTCCTGATATTGCTATCTTTTGTATATGCCAAAAACTCATCTCTTAGCTTTTGTTCTTTGTGTAAGATCGCCTCCTCTTTTGTATGAGAAATGGCCTCTTTTTGGGGCTTTTTAGCCACGCCTTGCTCTTTTGCAAGCTCTTTTTTGATCTCTTTTAGACTATCGAAAAAATCGTTCATTTTTGCTCCTTTTGCTCAAAGGATTTTACTAAAAAGGTTATAAATTTAAAATGAATACAATCTCTTTTTAAGGAAAGTTTGGTTAATATCACAACTTAATTTTTCATGTGCGCTCGTAGCTCAGCTGGATAGAGCATTTGATTGCGGTTCAAAAGGTCAGAGATTCGAATTCTCTCGGGCGCACCATCCTTTTCTCCCCAAATTTTATTTTCAGACCACTTTTGAGCTTAGTTAAATTTATAAAAAACTCTATTTAGATATAGCCCTTCAGCAGGTGCTGGTATGCGAGTTATGGCAGGACGTCCATTTAGCGAAGCTTTGATGAGCTCGCTGCCGTCTTTTTGCTTTAGCGCCTTTAATAAATTTGCAACCATTAGCCGCACCTGGCCACGTAAAAAACCATTTGCTTTAAAAACAATGATAGTTTGCTCTTTGTATGCGTAGCAAAACGCTTTGTAAATTTCTCGCACTGGGCTTTTTGTGTCGCTTCCGGTTTTCATATATGCGCTAAAATCATGCTCGCCTATAAAATTTCGCAAAATTTTATTTGCTTTTTTGATATCAAATTTGGGCAAAAATACCTTGTAGTTTGAGCTAAAAACATCAAATTTACCGTGATCTATCACATATCTATACGACCTTGCGACCGCGTCATATCTCGCTTGAAAGCTATCATCTACCAAATTTATACGTTTTATGTGAATGCTCGGGTGTGCGTGGTGGTTTATAAGATCTTGTAGGCGATTTAAATCTTTAAAGTGATCGCCGCAAACGACGCTTGAGCTTTGGTTGTTTGCATGCACGCTTTTATCGGTGCGCGAGCTAGAGATCACTCTTTCAAAAATGCCAACGTGAGCTAGGGCACGCGCAAGCTCATCTTCTACGCCGTTTTCATGCGGCTGGGTCTGCGAGCCTTGAAATTTCGAGCCATCGTAGCTGTAGATTAGCTGAATTTTCATCAGTATCTTCGTGTGATCTTGGCTCTATAAAGCAAGACGCCAGCTAGTAAAAATACGAAAAATATGAGTGGTATCGCAAGCGCTGGCTTTGATGAAAAGAGCATTATGAGCGTAAAATATCCAAATAAAACGCCAAAAGTGCCCACATAGACCATGCCCTTTTCATATCTATACGTGACGATGCCAAGGCTGATCGCAAAGAGCGTGCTAGCAAGCGGGAAGAGGGCCACTAGGACGTAGGTGCTAAGGTCTTTTCGGCGTTTATCGCTGCTAGCTGCATCCATCCAGTACTCTTTGATGCTTCCAACGTCGCTTATCTCCTCGCTTTGTGCGGTTCTTATCTTCATTGATTTGAAGTTGCTTTGATGATAAATTTCATCTCTGATATCATACATTTTGCCCTCGTTTAAAGATAGCTCTACGCTTTGACCCATGTTTATGATCTTTGCGTTTTTGGCGGTTATTAGGCGCTGTGAGTCTTTGACAAAGGGGTTAAACATCACGATATCTTTGTAGGTCGTGCCATTTTTGTCTTCACTTTCGCTGCCCACATAGACCATCCAGTCGGAGAATTTTTGTCCAAACTGGGTTGGCTTTAAATTTAGCTTAGCAACCGTCTTTTTATAGTCGATGAAATTTGCATTTAGCTGGGCGGCTATTGGTATCATGACGATAGCAACTATCAGCAAGGCAGCGCTTAAAAGGGCTGAAAAAGCTAAGAAAAATCTTGCGATCTTATTTGGCGAGCCACCAAGTGTGAATATAACGATGCTTTCATTCTCTTTTGAGAGCCTAAAGAGCGTCATCGCAAGTGAGACGAAAAACGCGATAGGCACGACAAAGAGCAGCACGCGTGGGAGCATAAATGAGTAGAGTTTAAAGAGCTCGCCAAAGCTGATCTCGATGTATGAGGTGATACGCGCGATCTGGATGAAAAAGGCGATCGACATGATCAAAAAAAGCGTACTAAATAGCGATGCGAACGTGCCTAAAAAGTTAAACAAAAGATATTTATTTACTCTACTCATAAATGAACCTTAAAATTTCTAAAATTTGCCCATCAAAAGCGTAGGTTATAAGCAGTCCTAGGCTTAAAAATGGCACAAAGGCTAGCTCGTAGCCCTTTTTGCGAACGAGCGCATAGACTGGGAGCGTAAGAAGTGCCGCCAGATAGATCGCCACAAGGGCTAGCTTGGCTGGCAAAATGGCTCCAATGATCGCTGCGATAAATATGTCGGCACTGCCCATGGCTTCGCGCTTCATCGCATAGCTCACGACAAATCTCAGCACCCAAAAGATAAATCCAAAGAGGATTAAATTTAAAATTTGAGCAAAATTTCCTTTAAAGATAAAAAGTAGCAGGGCATAGGCAAATGCAAAAAATAGCGCTGTAAAAAGAAGCGCATCTGGCACGGCTTTATACCTTATGTCTATGACGCTAAGGGCTAGTAGCATGATAAAGCAAAGCCCTAAAAATAGCGCATAAAGCAGAGTTTCTACGCTTAAAATTTCGCCGCACTCTTTAAAAAAACAGATCAGGAAAAGCAATCCAGAAGCTAACTCAACTAGCGGATAGACAAGGCTTATCTTTTGCTTGCAAAAGGCGCATTTGCCGCCTAAAAATAGCCATGAAAAAAGTGGGATATTGTGATAAAAATTTAGCTTGTGAGAGCATTTTGGACAGTGTGAGGCTGGGAAATTTATACTTTCATTTCGTGGCAAGCGGTATATCAGCACATTTGAAAATGACCCCACGCAGATGCCAAAAACAAAAGCAAAAACGGCAAAAAAGATGACCAAAATATCCATTATCTAACTAAACCCCGCCAAATCTTCGCTCTATATCTTTAAATTTAGCAACGATGCTTGCAAGCTCATCCTTGCCAAAGTCAGGCCAAAGTGTCGGCGTGAAAAATAGCTCCGCATAGCTTGCCTGCCAGAGCATGAAATTTGAAAGCCTGCTTTCGCCCCCAGTTCTAATGAGAAGATCCACTGGCTCACTCTCATCAAGTGCCGCATTTAGGCTCGCTTCATCTATCTCGCAGCCTTTTAAATTTAGTTTTCGCACAGCTCTTATGATCTCATCTTTTGAGCCGTAGTTTATAGCTAAATTTAAAAGTAAATTTGTATTTTCCCTTGTCGCGTTTTTGGTGATCTCTATCTCATTTTTTAGCTCGTCACTAAATGGCGAGATATCGCCGATCGTGTTAAATTTGATCCCATTTTTTATAAAATCATCACGCTTTAAAAGAAGAAATTTTTTAAGCAAATTCATCAAAAAATCAACCTCTTTTTGCGGTCTTTTCCAGTTTTCGGTGCTAAATGCGTAAAGGCTTAAAATTTTCACCCCATTATCGATGCAAAATTCGCACATATCGCTCACCACATTTGCTCCAGCCTCGTGCCCATTTGTCCGCAAAAATCCACGCTTTTTCGCCCAGCGTCCATTGCCGTCCATGATGATAGCGAGGTGGTTAAGTTTGTTCAATATCTAGCCTTTAAAGTCAATTATCTGCTCTTTTTTGCTCCAAAGAGCGCTTACGTTTTGCACCAAAACTGCGGCGCTGAATTCGCTTTTTAGCAAGCTCGCGACGTTGCTAAATGGAGTTGTGATCTCACACAAAATTTCATCTTTAAATTTAAAAATAAGCGGCGCAAAATTTGAAAAAACAAGAAAAATTCTCATCTCATTTGCCTCTTTTTTAAGCTGAAAAATGCCGTTTGTGCCGCTATACACAAATGGTATATGCACGACGTTTTCTTGTAGAGCAAAGAGCATTTTTGCTAGCACTCTCATCTCATCTTTTGTTTTAACTTCGCTTAAGTTTTTAAATAAATAGTTGTAAAGCCACGATAAATTCTCATTTTTTACCAAATTTTCTATCAAATTTAGCCCGTCAGCCAAAACGTCCTCATCTAAAATTTTTGGTTTTTCGTATAAATTTTTTATGACGATGTTTTCGCCCTGACTATGCACCTCGCCCCAGTATCTAGAGCCCACGTTTAGCTCTTTTACGCTTTTTGTGTTTAAATTTCTATTTGCGAAATTTAAGATATATCTGTTAAAGCCGACCTTTTGGCTCACCAAAATGCTAAGCGGCAAGGACGAATTTATCGCTACTAGCGGAGCTTGGCTGTTTTTTGCTATCTTTTGGACGCGTGAGATCTGCTCTATCATAAATTTGCTGCTAGCTCCACGATGCGCCCTGCGATCTCATCTTTTGAGGCAAGCGGCAGCAGGGTTTCACCGCCACTTGTAATGAAATTTACCTCGTTTTGCTCACTTGCAAAGCCATTTTTTTCGCCCAAGATATTTAGACAAACTGCGTCAAGCGCTTTTTTTTCTAACATCGATCTAGCGCTTTTTAGAGCGCTCTCGCTTGAAATTTCAAGCTTAAAGCCGATCTTTTTACATTTAAACTCTTTTAAGCTTTGCAAAATATCGACATTTCTCTTTAGGCTTAAATTTAAGCTCTCTTTAACGTCCTCTTTTTTTATCTTGCCATCTATCTTTGTCGGTACAAAATCGCTCACCGCAGCGCACATTACAAGTAAATTTGCCTCCTCGCACTCGCTCTTGCAAAGCTCTAAAAGCTCGCTACTTGAGCTAAATTTAAGACACTCAAATGGTTCGCTACTAGTTTCAAAGCTAGCAAGCAGTTTTACCTCCGCACCTGCGCAGTAAAAGGCTCTAGCCAAGGCTCTTGCCATCTTGCCGCTTGAGAAATTTGTAATGGCTCTTACATCATCTATCTTTTCGGTTGTCGCGCCGCCTGTGATCACCACTTTTTTGCCTGCAAAAAGTGGCTTGCTAAGCCTTTTTATGGCAGCCTCTACTATCACCTCAGGGTTTGCTAAAGCACCCTTGCCAACGTCACCACAAGCTAGAGTTTTAAGCACTGGCTCAACCACTAAAGCGCCGTTTTTCTTTAAAATTTCAAGCGAATTTTGCGTCGCAAAATGCTCGATCATATTGTTATTTGCAGCTGGGGCAACGACCAAAGGCACGTGTGAGGCGGCGATTAGCGTTTGCATGAAGACATTGTCACAGATGCCAGCTGTTAGCTTATTTATCGTATTTACTGAGGCTGGCGCTATTAAGACTAGATCCATTTTGGAGTAGGCTATGTGATTTACACCATCTTGCCAGTTTTGCGTTTGTGAGCTTAAAATTTTATGCTCGCTTAGCGCTTCAAAGCCGCTTACACTGCAAAATTCAAGCACTCCCTCACTCAATGCCACATAAACATCAGCGCCTTGCTTTTTAAGTAGTGATAAAATTTCGTAAGCTTTATAAAAGGCGATACTACCGCAAACAGCAAGTAAAATTTTCTTATTTTTTAACATCGTCTTTGCCAAAGAATTTCTCAAAAAAGCCGCTTTTGTTTTCTTGACGACCTCTGCTGATAGCTAGGGCGCCGCTCTCAACGTCTTTTGTGATGGTGCTGCCAGCTGCGATGATGACGTTATCAGCGATATTTACAGGGGCAACTAGCTGCGTATCTGAGCCAACAAAGACGTTTTTGCCAATTTTGGTTTTGTATTTAGCCTTGCCATCATAGTTGCATGTGATCGTGCCACAACCGATATTTGTACCACTTTCTATCTCGCAGTCGCCAAGATAGCTTAGATGTCCTGCTTTTACGCCACTAAGAACGCCTTTTTTAACCTCGACAAAATTTCCTATATGCGTGTCAGAAATTTCAGAATTTGGCCTTATATGG
Above is a window of Campylobacter concisus DNA encoding:
- the uppS gene encoding polyprenyl diphosphate synthase, giving the protein MNKLNHLAIIMDGNGRWAKKRGFLRTNGHEAGANVVSDMCEFCIDNGVKILSLYAFSTENWKRPQKEVDFLMNLLKKFLLLKRDDFIKNGIKFNTIGDISPFSDELKNEIEITKNATRENTNLLLNLAINYGSKDEIIRAVRKLNLKGCEIDEASLNAALDESEPVDLLIRTGGESRLSNFMLWQASYAELFFTPTLWPDFGKDELASIVAKFKDIERRFGGV
- the coaBC gene encoding bifunctional phosphopantothenoylcysteine decarboxylase/phosphopantothenate--cysteine ligase CoaBC, yielding MLKNKKILLAVCGSIAFYKAYEILSLLKKQGADVYVALSEGVLEFCSVSGFEALSEHKILSSQTQNWQDGVNHIAYSKMDLVLIAPASVNTINKLTAGICDNVFMQTLIAASHVPLVVAPAANNNMIEHFATQNSLEILKKNGALVVEPVLKTLACGDVGKGALANPEVIVEAAIKRLSKPLFAGKKVVITGGATTEKIDDVRAITNFSSGKMARALARAFYCAGAEVKLLASFETSSEPFECLKFSSSSELLELCKSECEEANLLVMCAAVSDFVPTKIDGKIKKEDVKESLNLSLKRNVDILQSLKEFKCKKIGFKLEISSESALKSARSMLEKKALDAVCLNILGEKNGFASEQNEVNFITSGGETLLPLASKDEIAGRIVELAANL
- the truA gene encoding tRNA pseudouridine(38-40) synthase TruA produces the protein MKIQLIYSYDGSKFQGSQTQPHENGVEDELARALAHVGIFERVISSSRTDKSVHANNQSSSVVCGDHFKDLNRLQDLINHHAHPSIHIKRINLVDDSFQARYDAVARSYRYVIDHGKFDVFSSNYKVFLPKFDIKKANKILRNFIGEHDFSAYMKTGSDTKSPVREIYKAFCYAYKEQTIIVFKANGFLRGQVRLMVANLLKALKQKDGSELIKASLNGRPAITRIPAPAEGLYLNRVFYKFN
- a CDS encoding prepilin peptidase, with the protein product MDILVIFFAVFAFVFGICVGSFSNVLIYRLPRNESINFPASHCPKCSHKLNFYHNIPLFSWLFLGGKCAFCKQKISLVYPLVELASGLLFLICFFKECGEILSVETLLYALFLGLCFIMLLALSVIDIRYKAVPDALLFTALFFAFAYALLLFIFKGNFAQILNLILFGFIFWVLRFVVSYAMKREAMGSADIFIAAIIGAILPAKLALVAIYLAALLTLPVYALVRKKGYELAFVPFLSLGLLITYAFDGQILEILRFIYE
- a CDS encoding LptF/LptG family permease, with protein sequence MSRVNKYLLFNFLGTFASLFSTLFLIMSIAFFIQIARITSYIEISFGELFKLYSFMLPRVLLFVVPIAFFVSLAMTLFRLSKENESIVIFTLGGSPNKIARFFLAFSALLSAALLIVAIVMIPIAAQLNANFIDYKKTVAKLNLKPTQFGQKFSDWMVYVGSESEDKNGTTYKDIVMFNPFVKDSQRLITAKNAKIINMGQSVELSLNEGKMYDIRDEIYHQSNFKSMKIRTAQSEEISDVGSIKEYWMDAASSDKRRKDLSTYVLVALFPLASTLFAISLGIVTYRYEKGMVYVGTFGVLFGYFTLIMLFSSKPALAIPLIFFVFLLAGVLLYRAKITRRY
- a CDS encoding adenylosuccinate lyase, with translation MNITQTLESLSILTDSDALFCELRALISKNFTKTLANKDKIISFYEESEIPQRKCFLKFIKKLYEKQGNELDVTFAKYKTIKLSLVQRNALTNIYNIDIDFLNDEMIFTLNNTPRAFASYILQNFKGNESKFDEKNHKFSLKIKKDSDFDLIEEIISRREHLKFIVNFNYNEVKFKEFKRNYKVQNSAKFKSRFSALANLLEENFEILGCSNSDSFETVRDSYLALAKIYHPDRHSSKSESIKNEYNAKFKKIQAAYEGLKPFFKNQENFIKVG